Proteins from a genomic interval of Corvus moneduloides isolate bCorMon1 chromosome 6, bCorMon1.pri, whole genome shotgun sequence:
- the CHRM4 gene encoding muscarinic acetylcholine receptor M4 isoform X1, whose product MLPSEPAQAWELLGSRWCLGAAGWAQQDFIFQKELFAARDTDPMHNLSAQPWQAKMANLTYDNFTLSNRSEVAVQPPTNYKTVELVFIATVTGSLSLVTVVGNILVMLSIKVNRQLQTVNNYFLFSLACADLIIGVFSMNLYTVYIIKGYWPLGAVVCDLWLALDYVVSNASVMNLLIISFDRYFCVTKPLTYPARRTTKMAGLMIAAAWILSFILWAPAILFWQFIVGKRTVPERECYIQFLSNPAVTFGTAIAAFYLPVVIMTVLYIHISLASRSRVRRHKPESRKERKGKSLRFLKGPPVKQNNNNSPKRAVEVKEEVRNGKVDDQPSAQTEATGHQEEKETSNESSTVSMTQTTKDKPTAEILPAGQGQSPAIPRVNPTSKWSKIKIVTKQTGTECVTAIEIVPAKAGASNHNSLANSRPVNVARKFASIARSQVRKKRQMAAREKKVTRTIFAILLAFILTWTPYNVMVLINTFCETCVPETVWSIGYWLCYVNSTINPACYALCNATFKKTFKHLLMCQYRNIGTAR is encoded by the exons ATGTTACCATCGGAGCCAGCGCAGgcgtgggagctgctggggagccGCTggtgcctgggagctgcaggctgggcacagcagg ATTTCATCTTCCAGaaggagctgtttgctgcaAGAGACACAG ATCCCATGCACAAcctctctgctcagccctggcaggcAAAGATGGCCAACCTGACCTATGACAACTTCACCCTGAGCAACCGCTCTGAGGTGGCTGTGCAGCCTCCCACCAACTACAAGACAGTGGAGCTGGTTTTCATTGCCACTGTCACCGGCTCACTCAGCCTTGTCACTGTGGTGGGGAACATCCTGGTGATGCTCTCCATCAAGGTGAACCGCCAGCTCCAGACTGTCAACAACTACTTCCTCTTCAGCCTGGCCTGCGCGGACCTCATCATCGGGGTCTTCTCCATGAACCTCTACACGGTCTACATCATCAAAGGCTACTGGCCACTGGGGGCTGTGGTGTGCGACCTGTGGCTGGCTCTGGACTATGTGGTGAGCAATGCCTCTGTCATGAACCTGCTCATCATCAGCTTTGACCGGTACTTCTGTGTCACCAAGCCCCTGACATACCCGGCCAGGAGGACCACCAAGATGGCAGGGCTAATGATTGCGGCCGCATGGATATTGTCCTTCATTCTCTGGGCCCCTGCCATCTTGTTCTGGCAGTTCATTGTGGGCAAGAGGACAGTCCCTGAGAGGGAATGCTACATCCAGTTCCTCTCCAACCCAGCGGTGACCTTTGGCACAGCCATTGCTGCTTTCTACCTGCCCGTAGTCATCATGACGGTGCTGTACATCCACATCTCCCTGGCCAGCAGAAGCAGGGTGAGGAGGCACAAGCCTGAGagcaggaaagagaggaaaggcaAGTCCCTCAGATTCCTCAAGGGCCCCCCAGTCAAACAGAACAACAATAACTCTCCCAAGAGGGCCGTGGAGGTGAAGGAGGAAGTGAGGAATGGGAAAGTGGATGACCAGCCATCTGCACAGACAGAGGCCACTGGCCatcaggaggagaaggagacaTCCAATGAGTCCAGCACTGTCAGCATGACCCAGACCACAAAAGACAAGCCCACAGCAGAAATCTTGCCAGCAGGGCAAGGACAGAGTCCAGCCATCCCCCGTGTGAACCCAACTTCCAAGTGGTCCAAGATTAAGATTGTCACCAAGCAGACGGGGACTGAATGTGTCACCGCCATTGAGATCGTCCCAGCTAAGGCAGGAGCCTCTAACCACAACTCCCTGGCCAACAGCCGCCCAGTCAATGTTGCCAGGAAGTTTGCCAGCATCGCCAGGAGCCAAGTACGGAAAAAGCGCCAGATGGCTGCCCGAGAGAAGAAAGTCACCCGAACAATATTTGCCATCCTCCTGGCCTTCATACTCACATGGACGCCCTACAACGTGATGGTCCTCATTAACACCTTCTGTGAGACCTGTGTGCCCGAAACAGTGTGGTCCATTGGCTACTGGCTCTGCTATGTCAACAGCACCATCAACCCAGCCTGCTATGCCCTCTGCAATGCCACTTTCAAGAAAACCTTCAAGCACCTTCTCATGTGCCAGTACAGGAACATTGGCACAGCCAGATAA
- the CHRM4 gene encoding muscarinic acetylcholine receptor M4 isoform X2, translating to MAAENRSASGGGAPWAGLPDFIFQKELFAARDTDPMHNLSAQPWQAKMANLTYDNFTLSNRSEVAVQPPTNYKTVELVFIATVTGSLSLVTVVGNILVMLSIKVNRQLQTVNNYFLFSLACADLIIGVFSMNLYTVYIIKGYWPLGAVVCDLWLALDYVVSNASVMNLLIISFDRYFCVTKPLTYPARRTTKMAGLMIAAAWILSFILWAPAILFWQFIVGKRTVPERECYIQFLSNPAVTFGTAIAAFYLPVVIMTVLYIHISLASRSRVRRHKPESRKERKGKSLRFLKGPPVKQNNNNSPKRAVEVKEEVRNGKVDDQPSAQTEATGHQEEKETSNESSTVSMTQTTKDKPTAEILPAGQGQSPAIPRVNPTSKWSKIKIVTKQTGTECVTAIEIVPAKAGASNHNSLANSRPVNVARKFASIARSQVRKKRQMAAREKKVTRTIFAILLAFILTWTPYNVMVLINTFCETCVPETVWSIGYWLCYVNSTINPACYALCNATFKKTFKHLLMCQYRNIGTAR from the exons ATTTCATCTTCCAGaaggagctgtttgctgcaAGAGACACAG ATCCCATGCACAAcctctctgctcagccctggcaggcAAAGATGGCCAACCTGACCTATGACAACTTCACCCTGAGCAACCGCTCTGAGGTGGCTGTGCAGCCTCCCACCAACTACAAGACAGTGGAGCTGGTTTTCATTGCCACTGTCACCGGCTCACTCAGCCTTGTCACTGTGGTGGGGAACATCCTGGTGATGCTCTCCATCAAGGTGAACCGCCAGCTCCAGACTGTCAACAACTACTTCCTCTTCAGCCTGGCCTGCGCGGACCTCATCATCGGGGTCTTCTCCATGAACCTCTACACGGTCTACATCATCAAAGGCTACTGGCCACTGGGGGCTGTGGTGTGCGACCTGTGGCTGGCTCTGGACTATGTGGTGAGCAATGCCTCTGTCATGAACCTGCTCATCATCAGCTTTGACCGGTACTTCTGTGTCACCAAGCCCCTGACATACCCGGCCAGGAGGACCACCAAGATGGCAGGGCTAATGATTGCGGCCGCATGGATATTGTCCTTCATTCTCTGGGCCCCTGCCATCTTGTTCTGGCAGTTCATTGTGGGCAAGAGGACAGTCCCTGAGAGGGAATGCTACATCCAGTTCCTCTCCAACCCAGCGGTGACCTTTGGCACAGCCATTGCTGCTTTCTACCTGCCCGTAGTCATCATGACGGTGCTGTACATCCACATCTCCCTGGCCAGCAGAAGCAGGGTGAGGAGGCACAAGCCTGAGagcaggaaagagaggaaaggcaAGTCCCTCAGATTCCTCAAGGGCCCCCCAGTCAAACAGAACAACAATAACTCTCCCAAGAGGGCCGTGGAGGTGAAGGAGGAAGTGAGGAATGGGAAAGTGGATGACCAGCCATCTGCACAGACAGAGGCCACTGGCCatcaggaggagaaggagacaTCCAATGAGTCCAGCACTGTCAGCATGACCCAGACCACAAAAGACAAGCCCACAGCAGAAATCTTGCCAGCAGGGCAAGGACAGAGTCCAGCCATCCCCCGTGTGAACCCAACTTCCAAGTGGTCCAAGATTAAGATTGTCACCAAGCAGACGGGGACTGAATGTGTCACCGCCATTGAGATCGTCCCAGCTAAGGCAGGAGCCTCTAACCACAACTCCCTGGCCAACAGCCGCCCAGTCAATGTTGCCAGGAAGTTTGCCAGCATCGCCAGGAGCCAAGTACGGAAAAAGCGCCAGATGGCTGCCCGAGAGAAGAAAGTCACCCGAACAATATTTGCCATCCTCCTGGCCTTCATACTCACATGGACGCCCTACAACGTGATGGTCCTCATTAACACCTTCTGTGAGACCTGTGTGCCCGAAACAGTGTGGTCCATTGGCTACTGGCTCTGCTATGTCAACAGCACCATCAACCCAGCCTGCTATGCCCTCTGCAATGCCACTTTCAAGAAAACCTTCAAGCACCTTCTCATGTGCCAGTACAGGAACATTGGCACAGCCAGATAA
- the MDK gene encoding midkine yields the protein MQVRGLLLLLLLILVAATTEAGKNKKEKAKKDGSKCEDWRWGPCVPNSKDCGLGYREGTCKDESKKLKCKIPCNWKKKFGADCKYKFESWGGCSAQTGLKTRSGILKKALYNAQCEEIVYVTKPCSSKIKSKSKAKKGKGKD from the exons ATGCAGGTCCGgggcctcctcctcctcctgctgctgatcctgGTGGCTGCCACCACTGAGGCTGGCAAGAACAAGAAAG aaaaggcaaagaaggaTGGCTCCAAGTGTGAGGACTGGCGCTGGGGACCCTGTGTTCCCAACAGTAAGGACTGTGGCCTGGGCTACCGCGAGGGAACTTGCAAAGATGAGAGTAAAAAGCTCAAGTGCAAGATCCCCTGCAACTGGAAGAAGAAATTTGGAG CCGACTGCAAGTACAAGTTTGAGAGCTGGGGAGGCTGTAGTGCTCAGACAGGCCTGAAGACTCGCTCCGGCATCCTGAAGAAAGCCCTGTACAATGCCCAGTGTGAGGAGATTGTCTATGTGACCAAGCCTTGCTCTTCCAAGATCAAGTCGAAGTCCAAAG CAAAGAAGGGCAAGGGGAAGGACTAG